From a single Balneolales bacterium ANBcel1 genomic region:
- the nusB gene encoding transcription antitermination factor NusB — protein MSNRRKIRETVLQAIYSSIIGDHSPEHVLQTIVKPNLSQDTAGLAFAEKLYLRSLDNRSDVEEIISKHIANWEIERLATVDRFILQMAITELLTFEDIPTKVTINEAIEIAKEYSTAKSGRFVNGILDAALISLQQEGKLKKKGRGLIDAPARRPHAGPVDYGQDEDFPEDASQQEPIDPDRPAATKKKRIKRPKRSP, from the coding sequence ATGTCCAACAGGCGAAAAATTCGGGAAACCGTACTTCAGGCGATTTATTCTTCCATCATCGGCGACCATTCTCCCGAGCATGTTCTTCAAACCATTGTCAAACCGAACCTGAGCCAGGACACCGCCGGTCTTGCCTTCGCCGAAAAACTGTATCTGCGGTCTTTGGACAACCGGAGCGATGTTGAGGAGATCATCAGTAAGCATATCGCCAACTGGGAAATCGAGAGGCTGGCAACGGTGGACCGTTTTATTCTTCAGATGGCCATAACGGAGCTGCTCACGTTTGAAGACATCCCCACAAAAGTGACCATCAACGAGGCCATTGAAATTGCCAAAGAGTATTCTACGGCAAAATCGGGGCGGTTCGTGAACGGCATCCTCGACGCCGCCCTGATATCGCTTCAGCAGGAAGGCAAGCTGAAGAAAAAGGGCCGCGGCCTTATCGATGCCCCGGCAAGAAGGCCGCACGCCGGGCCGGTGGATTACGGGCAGGATGAGGATTTTCCGGAGGATGCTTCTCAGCAGGAGCCGATAGACCCCGACCGGCCGGCTGCAACCAAAAAAAAGCGGATCAAACGGCCCAAGCGATCACCGTAA
- the cysM gene encoding cysteine synthase CysM, translated as MTLEDLIGNTPIVRLPHLSPSPDVAIYAKLEGRNPGGSVKDRAAFGMINAALERGDIQPGDKLVEATSGNTGIALAMIARLKNLHMTLVMPDNSTRERIDTMRAYGAELILTPGEKTIEYSRTVAEEMAETGEYYLLNQFANADNYRMHERTTGPEIWRDTKGSITHFVSSMGTTGTIMGVSRYLKGQNPDVQIVGVQPTEGSQIPGIRRWSPEFLPKIFEADRVDRIIDVSQEESTAMTRRLAREEAIFAGMSSGGCVAAAVKLAEDLEQGVVVCIVCDIGDRYLSSPLFAEEGHAG; from the coding sequence ATGACTCTGGAAGACCTTATCGGCAATACTCCCATAGTGCGCCTGCCACACCTGTCCCCTTCGCCAGATGTGGCCATCTACGCGAAACTTGAAGGGCGCAATCCCGGCGGGAGTGTCAAGGACCGGGCGGCTTTCGGAATGATCAACGCCGCGCTCGAACGGGGTGACATCCAACCCGGAGACAAGCTGGTGGAGGCAACCAGCGGCAATACCGGGATCGCCCTGGCCATGATCGCCCGGCTCAAGAACCTGCACATGACGCTTGTGATGCCGGACAACTCAACCCGGGAACGAATCGACACCATGCGTGCCTACGGTGCGGAGCTGATTTTGACTCCCGGCGAAAAAACGATCGAATACTCCCGTACCGTTGCCGAAGAGATGGCCGAAACCGGGGAGTACTATCTGCTCAACCAGTTTGCCAATGCCGACAACTACCGGATGCACGAACGCACCACCGGACCGGAGATCTGGAGGGACACCAAAGGCTCCATCACCCACTTCGTCTCCTCGATGGGTACCACCGGTACTATCATGGGCGTTTCACGTTATCTCAAGGGACAGAACCCGGATGTTCAGATTGTTGGCGTACAGCCTACCGAAGGGTCGCAGATTCCGGGAATCCGCCGCTGGTCGCCGGAGTTCCTCCCGAAGATATTCGAAGCCGACCGTGTTGACCGTATCATCGACGTAAGCCAGGAGGAGTCGACGGCCATGACCCGCCGGCTTGCCCGGGAGGAGGCCATATTCGCCGGCATGAGCAGCGGCGGGTGTGTCGCCGCCGCCGTGAAACTGGCAGAGGATTTGGAGCAGGGCGTGGTAGTCTGCATCGTTTGCGATATCGGTGACCGGTACCTGAGTTCACCATTGTTTGCCGAAGAAGGGCACGCCGGATAG
- a CDS encoding serine acetyltransferase — MEKKFLQELFDEHRRAESCPSPEQVVAFFNRLLGLLFPEYSNTRYRSIEKLEKLDAGLKREFCDVLKKCSECPGTHVEELAEAFWSELPNIKAGLEHDIQAIYEGDPAAKSRTEVVRTYPGFYAITSYRIAHYLHGKGYRLLSRMITENAHSRTGIDIHPGAKIGQHFCIDHGTGIVIGETTVIGDYVKIYQGVTLGALSVRKEDAAVKRHPTIGDHAVIYAGATILGGETDVGSHSVIGGNVWLTESVPEWTRVTYVARQENRSALKNSVQDSGE; from the coding sequence ATGGAGAAAAAATTCCTTCAGGAACTATTTGACGAACACAGAAGGGCGGAAAGCTGCCCTTCTCCGGAACAGGTGGTGGCCTTTTTCAACCGGTTGCTGGGATTGCTGTTTCCGGAATACAGCAACACGCGATACCGAAGTATCGAGAAGCTGGAGAAACTCGACGCCGGGCTGAAGCGGGAGTTCTGTGATGTTCTTAAAAAGTGTTCGGAGTGTCCGGGCACCCATGTGGAGGAACTTGCCGAGGCGTTCTGGTCAGAGTTGCCCAACATCAAGGCCGGACTGGAACATGACATTCAGGCCATTTACGAGGGCGATCCTGCGGCAAAAAGCCGTACCGAAGTGGTGCGCACCTACCCCGGCTTTTACGCGATCACCTCATACCGCATCGCCCATTATCTGCATGGCAAAGGGTATCGGCTCCTCTCGCGCATGATCACCGAAAACGCCCACAGCCGTACCGGGATCGATATCCATCCCGGTGCAAAAATCGGGCAACATTTCTGCATCGACCACGGAACCGGAATTGTAATCGGGGAAACGACGGTCATCGGCGATTATGTCAAGATCTATCAGGGGGTTACCCTGGGCGCGCTGAGTGTGCGGAAGGAGGATGCGGCGGTGAAGCGCCACCCGACCATCGGCGATCATGCCGTAATCTACGCCGGAGCCACCATCCTGGGGGGTGAAACCGATGTCGGCTCCCACAGCGTGATCGGCGGGAACGTCTGGCTCACCGAAAGTGTACCGGAATGGACACGGGTCACTTATGTCGCCCGTCAGGAAAACCGCAGCGCCCTGAAGAATTCCGTTCAGGACAGCGGCGAATAA
- the ychF gene encoding redox-regulated ATPase YchF, whose product MSLTCGIVGLPNVGKSSLFNALSNAGAEAANFPFCTIDPNVGIVPVPDERLDHLAELVNPRQVTPTSIEFVDIAGLVKGASEGKGKGNAFLSHIREVDLIIHVVRCFQDDDVVHVEGGIDPVRDIGIIESELLFKDLETLERREERVKKMAKSGDKALQNQLYSLEQLRHHIEEGKPVRSYSGWDPANPAFQELFFLTAKKVLYLCNVSEDDLPEGEGNSYVMSVQEHAEKEGAETVVVCAKIEAEIAELDEEEKREFLASLNLKESGLKRLISAAYSKLGLITFFTAGPKEVRAWTITRGTKAPQAAGVIHSDFEKGFIRAETISFDDYSACKSEAAAREAGKMRSEGRGYTVKDGDVILFRFNV is encoded by the coding sequence ATGAGTCTCACCTGTGGAATTGTCGGTTTGCCGAATGTCGGCAAATCAAGCTTGTTCAATGCGTTAAGCAACGCCGGAGCCGAGGCGGCCAACTTCCCGTTCTGCACTATCGATCCAAATGTGGGCATCGTGCCCGTACCTGACGAACGTCTGGATCATCTGGCGGAGCTGGTCAATCCCCGCCAGGTGACCCCCACATCCATCGAGTTCGTGGATATTGCCGGCCTGGTAAAAGGGGCTTCGGAAGGCAAGGGCAAAGGCAATGCGTTCCTGTCGCATATTCGGGAGGTGGACCTGATCATCCATGTTGTCCGGTGTTTTCAGGATGATGACGTGGTGCATGTGGAGGGCGGCATAGACCCGGTCCGTGACATCGGCATCATTGAGAGCGAATTGTTGTTCAAGGACCTCGAAACACTGGAGCGGCGGGAAGAGCGCGTGAAAAAAATGGCGAAATCCGGCGACAAGGCGCTTCAAAACCAGCTCTACAGTCTGGAGCAGCTCCGCCACCACATTGAAGAAGGCAAGCCGGTGCGTTCGTACAGTGGCTGGGACCCGGCCAATCCCGCCTTTCAGGAGCTGTTTTTCCTGACGGCAAAGAAAGTGCTCTACCTGTGCAACGTCTCCGAAGACGACCTTCCCGAAGGCGAGGGCAACAGTTACGTTATGAGCGTTCAGGAACACGCGGAGAAAGAGGGAGCGGAAACGGTGGTCGTATGTGCCAAGATCGAAGCGGAGATCGCCGAACTGGATGAGGAGGAGAAGCGGGAGTTCCTGGCTTCGCTGAACCTGAAGGAGTCGGGACTGAAGCGGCTCATATCGGCGGCCTACAGCAAGCTGGGACTGATCACTTTCTTCACCGCCGGCCCGAAAGAGGTGCGGGCATGGACCATCACCCGAGGGACCAAAGCGCCCCAGGCAGCCGGGGTCATTCACTCCGATTTTGAAAAGGGATTCATCCGGGCGGAAACCATATCGTTCGACGATTACTCCGCATGCAAATCGGAAGCGGCAGCACGGGAAGCGGGAAAAATGCGATCGGAAGGGCGCGGGTACACGGTCAAGGACGGAGATGTGATCCTGTTCCGCTTTAATGTATGA